The Candidatus Zixiibacteriota bacterium region GGTTTCGGCGCGCTCGACAAGCTTCGCCAACTCGCCCGCCCCTGGTTCCTTGCCATCCTGCTCGATAGCAATCTGTTTCAGGCCGTATGCTCTGGCGAAATGCCCGAATGCAGGATGAAACACAAACAACTCCCTTCCGCGCACCGACTCGAGTATCCTCGAAACCTCAGCATCAACCGAATCAAGTTCCTTCACGAATGCATCGTAATTCGCCTCAAGGAACTCTCTCTTATCGGGCATGGCTTCTACAAGCGCATCGCAGATGCTTCTTGACTGAATTTTGACTAACGATGGGTCAAGCCAGATGTGAGGATCGAGGTCGCCATGATCGTGAGGATCATCAAAATCATGGTAAGAGTGACTTCCAATCTGCGAACGCAACTCTTTCGGGGTGTTAGCCTGCGTTTCGACGATTCTCAAATGCGGCATCATCTCTGTAATCTTGCCAATCAGCGCCCGCTCGAACGGTAGTCCGACAGTGAACAGAATGTCCGATCTGGACAAGTGTACCATCTGCTTTGGAGTCGGTTCATATGTTTCAGGAGATTGACCGGGACCGACCAGGACATTCACTTCAACAGTCGCTCCACCGATCTTATCGACGAAATATGCCTGCGGAAGGATGCTCGTCACAACTCTGACAGCGCCATCGGATGGTTCATCCGCATAAGCTGCCGGCTCCACGATCAGAGCGCAGACCGTTAGAATCACCAAAACTATCAAGCTGGTTACTATCGCACGACTGAGCACTGAATTCATTCCATCGTTATCCATTCTGCCGTTTCCTGTTCTGTCTCGCACATACAATATGCATCTCATGGCAATCGCCGCACTCTTCTATTGAGTGATCCTGCTCAAGCTCCGTGAGATGCTGCTTTTGATGCGGTGTCAGGATTCCGGTCCCACCGCAAAGAGGGCACGTACTGTCCAAAGCGGCGAGGACTGCCGACCTGATGAACTCCGACCTGTTCGGAATCCCCTTCATAGCATCCAGTAGCGCCTCATCAGCCTTGAATGTCACAACCTCAGGTTTGCTCTTTTTGCTTGAGCTCACTCGCTGCTCCTGATCCATAAGAGTTGAATTATCGTCATCAACCCGAATAT contains the following coding sequences:
- a CDS encoding zinc ABC transporter substrate-binding protein, translating into MDNDGMNSVLSRAIVTSLIVLVILTVCALIVEPAAYADEPSDGAVRVVTSILPQAYFVDKIGGATVEVNVLVGPGQSPETYEPTPKQMVHLSRSDILFTVGLPFERALIGKITEMMPHLRIVETQANTPKELRSQIGSHSYHDFDDPHDHGDLDPHIWLDPSLVKIQSRSICDALVEAMPDKREFLEANYDAFVKELDSVDAEVSRILESVRGRELFVFHPAFGHFARAYGLKQIAIEQDGKEPGAGELAKLVERAETDGVSVIFVQQQFSTAAASAVAEAIGAKVVTLDPLARDYSANMIKMAMIIAKSLSGR
- a CDS encoding ribbon-helix-helix domain-containing protein; this encodes MDQEQRVSSSKKSKPEVVTFKADEALLDAMKGIPNRSEFIRSAVLAALDSTCPLCGGTGILTPHQKQHLTELEQDHSIEECGDCHEMHIVCARQNRKRQNG